The Mus musculus strain C57BL/6J chromosome 2, GRCm38.p6 C57BL/6J genome has a window encoding:
- the 1700020A23Rik gene encoding uncharacterized protein C20orf141 homolog translates to MCPPWDFSQAQLLDSILGLGALGVTIRTIFSTAGLALLLLLLTSFLVFDLLYGPTGANLPRHRLLPMGQSQGAGEGPGQQAAPLSPTKMASGLLSLQDALLLLFLGLRLFLGGSGIPLAMLGLAFCIHPWA, encoded by the exons ATGTGCCCCCCCTGGGACTTCAGCCAGGCCCAGCTCCTGGACAGTATCCTAGGGCTGGGGGCACTAGGAGTGACAATTCGAACCATCTTCTCAACGGCTGGCCTAGCCCTGCTGCTCCTGTTGCTGACCAGCTTCCTTGTTTTTGACCTGCTCTATGG GCCCACAGGTGCCAACCTGCCACGACACAGACTTCTCCCAATGGGTCAGAGCCAGGGGGCTGGTGAAGGCCCAGGACAGCAAGCAGCTCCCCTCTCTCCAACAAAGATGGCCTCGGGACTGCTCAGCCTGCAGGATGCGCTGCTCCTGCTGTTCCTGGGCCTGCGCCTGTTCTTGGGAGGCTCTGGTATACCCTTAGCCATGCTGGGCCTAgctttctgtatccatccttggGCCTGA
- the Tmem239 gene encoding transmembrane protein 239 codes for MQQPRVESDIIGAGEGPQRAVPWSAWIIRQDWVRWWVCHIPRSWTQWWNTSGWRQPLQRMLWGLEGTLYLLLALMLCHALFTTGSYLLSSLWPVVAVMWSHLLPAILLLVLSALPALLFAASFLLLFSTLLSLVGLLTSMTQPGYAQDLDQ; via the coding sequence ATGCAGCAGCCACGAGTGGAGTCGGATATCATCGGGGCTGGCGAGGGGCCCCAGCGGGCAGTGCCCTGGTCAGCCTGGATCATCCGTCAGGACTGGGTGCGCTGGTGGGTATGCCACATACCTCGGAGCTGGACCCAGTGGTGGAATACATCAGGCTGGCGGCAACCACTACAGCGGATGCTGTGGGGTCTGGAGGGGACACTCTACCTGCTGCTGGCACTGATGCTATGTCACGCACTCTTCACCACGGGCTCCTACCTGCTGAGCTCGCTATGGCCCGTGGTGGCTGTGATGTGGAGCCACCTGCTGCCAGCAATCCTGCTGCTTGTGCTCAGTGCCCTGCCTGCTCTGCTCTTCGCAGCCTCCTTCCTGCTGCTCTTTTCCACACTGCTGAGCCTCGTGGGCCTGCTCACCTCCATGACTCAACCAGGCTACGCTCAGGACTTGGACCAATAG